Genomic window (Pristiophorus japonicus isolate sPriJap1 chromosome 9, sPriJap1.hap1, whole genome shotgun sequence):
ATGGCATGGAATTCTACTGTTATTTTTCGGAGCCAAAGATTTGGTCAGCTGTACAAGCCCAATGCATGTGAGGAACAACAGCAATAATGCAGAGGGACCTTCCACCAGATTGGATGCAATCAGCAATGAGTTACCTCAATTGAACAATGACTCAGTCATTTCAGCAATCGGTTGGAAGAGCTTTCTCCTCGAAGTTGATGAGACAACGTTAATGACACAGAATTCAAACCTTAAACTGAATACAGCTTTACAATTAACAAGCCAATGAAATATGATTTTAATTATTTTATATGTAAGCACCTGATATTCTGCAGGAATAGATTATTTACAGCTCAGTTGATAAAAGCACCTTCTAACCCAGCCACATGATCTCTCAGCGCTTGGATGTGTGCTACCAGTGTCCTGACTTAACTGATCATAACCACAAATGGGAGTTGGAACTCATGCAATTCGCCTTGCAGACCAGGCTTTAGAGAATTACAGAGCGCTTTTTCTTCATCGCGAGTATGCATTGGTGCCCGCTGGTCGTGGCTCGGGTAAAGAGAGGATCAGATCCAACGCTGATGTTCGTTCTAAATGTCTAAACTCTCACACTGAGAATGGGAAGTTGGGCACAATACTGGGAGTGCAACTGTCGGGTGTCACAATATGTATCAAGAGAACAGGACACAATTGGTCAAGAACTTCATTGAAATCTGTGTGAAGTTCTACATTGAACTAGATAAAAGAAAGGAAGCTGTATGTATGGACTGGTGGACGGTCCAGGGCATTGTATAACCAAATCTAAGAATTATCATCTCGTAAAACGTGGACGCTGCAGGATGGCGGGCCGGGTGTGATGTGAGATTTTAATGTCACTCGTGCCGTGCAGACTGGCCCCAGGTGTTGTTTTCTGACCAATAAGATTACTGCTCCTATAAGAGATCATCTATCCACAGCAAAATGAGAGAGATTGCAGCGAGTTTGAAAACATGGTGGAGTTCGAGACagatgggactccaggggaagcagGGAAAGGGAGGACTCTGAAAGAGGCAGCGAAAGGGCTGTCTCGGTGAGCTGATAAACATAATGAGGAATTATGCAATGGAAACATAAAAATTCATTGCTGGGGATGCGGGAATTTGTAGTAGGGGGTGGCGATTGGTAGAGATCGTAGAAAGGGTTGGCGATTGGTTGAGATTAACTCCaggtcatcactgcaggagtttctcagggcagtgtcctggacccaaccatcttcagttgcttcatcaatgaccttccctccaacataaggtcagaagtggtgatgttcgctgatgagtgcacaatattcagttccattcacaactcctcagataatgcagcaagaactggacaacATTCAGCCTTGGGAGGCAAGTGCGAGGCAATGACGGTCCCCAGCAAGACATAGTATAACCACCAACCCTTACCATTAAACAGCATTATCataaccgaatcccccaccattccAGGGtttaccactgaccagaaacttaactggaccagtcacataaatactgagcaggtcagcggctgggtattctgcggcgagtgtcttaccacctgactccccaaaccctttccaccatctacaaggcacaagtcaggagtgcaatgaaatactctccacttgactggataAGTCCAGGTCCAACAACAATGAAGATGCTCGACAACAccaaagacaaagcagcccgcttgaatgGCACTccattcaccacatttaaaaatcactccctccaccactggtgcaccgtagctgcagtgtttaccatctgcACCGGAGCAAACCGACAGCAGCTCCAAAACGTGCGACATCTCCCAACTCGAAGTAAAAGTGTGGCAGGCACATGCAAACACCACCTGCAATTTCTCCTCCAAATTAGATACAACTCTGACTTAGAAATGTaataccattccttcattgtcgctgggtcaaatcctggaactcgctccctagcagcactatgggagtaccttcaacaaacggactgcagcggttcaagaatcggttcatcaacaccttctcaagggcaatcagggatggtcaaTTAATTTTAGcactgccagcgaagcccacatcccatgaacgaatacaaaCAAAGATTGTAGCAGGTGATGGCGATTGGTAGAGATTGTAGAAGGAAAAATCATCTGTTAGAGAGCGCCGCAGAAGATTGAGATTGGTAGAGCGTGAAGCAGGAGATGGCGATTGGTAAAGTTTTTAGAAGGAGATTGCGATTGGTAGAGTGTGTCGCTGAAGATGGCGATTGGTAGAGATTGTAACTGCAACTGGGATATTTGGGAGCTGGCTAACGGCAGTGATTTTTTTCTGAGTTCATCGATTATCTGCATGGTTGAACAGATGCAATAAAGGGGTTGTTAAATTTAGACAATGCTTTTCTCAGCTCTACATCTTTCTACCTTTCTCCTTCTCGACAGGCCGTGTTTTTACAGTATTCTGGAGAttgtattattgtgttcctaacacagatcagGCAGCACAcaaggaagttaaagtaacagtgacctcagtccttaaTAAGAcagtccaaagtgaggaacaggccttaggggccggcttatatacagtgcacacaagggatgctaggatcccttgggacttcaagggatgagctccctggtggcggaacatggaagtgcatgctttacagataaacaacatataacataaaaacatagacaatatttgcaggagtaggccattggcccctcgagcctgcaccgccattcattgagatcatggctgatcaatccctcagtacccctttcctgctttctctcaataccccttgaaccccttagccggaaggcccatatctaactccctctttaatatatccaatgaactggcatcaacaactctctgcggcaggaaattccatgggttaacaactctctgagtgaagaagtttctcctcatctcagtcctaaattgcctatcccttatcctaagaatatgtcccctggttttggaccgccccaacatcgggaacattcttccagcatctaacctgtccagtcccgtcagaatctttaatatttctatgagatcccatctcatccttctaaactccagtgagtaaaggcccagttgatccagtcactcctcatatgacagtccggccatccctggaatcattctggtgaaccttcgctgcacttcttcatagcaaaaatgtccttcctcagattcggagaccaaaactgaacacagtattcgaggttagtcctcactaaggccctgtacaattgcagtaatacctccctgctcctatactcaaatcagctaggtgtgaaggccaacataccatttgccttcttcaccacctgctgtacctgcatgcccactttcagtgactgatgaaccagggaCACCcacgtcttgttgcacctctccttttccgaatctgccaccattcagataatattctgccttcgtgtttttgcccccaaaatggataacctcacatttatcgacattatactgcatctgccatgcatttgacctaaccagtccaagtcaccctgcagccttttagtgtccagttccgtcagaatcttttagcgtcctcctctcagctcacaccgccacccagttttctgtcatctgcaaactttgagataataCCTTCATCACAatcgttaatgtataatgtaaagagcttgggtcccagcactgagcattgcggCAGTCCACTACTCACGCCTGCTATATTGGAGTAATGGTTATGGTACGGACCTAATAGTCCTGATGTTGTGAGTTCATGTGTTGCATATTGCagttaataaatctttatttaatgTATGTAACCTGAGTTTCCAGTGTGCTACAAGGAAGAGGACCTGTCACCCAATCCCAGCTAAGCCAACGTGCGATTCCCATCCCAAACTACATGGTTCATTCTATCTGCAATCTGAGATTGTCTAAATGCCACTGTTTTGCAAAAATAACCAGTAAGAATGTTCACCTTGAGGCAACTAATGACCGGCACTAAATTCGGCCTTGTTAGCGTTGTCACTTCCTCAGAACAGCAATACATTTGTGTTACAGCTCCAATCTGCGAACCCAAAGTTAGCCTTCGGTCCTAATTTCCAAATTTAGCTCCTCATCTGTCCTTCTCTTTTCATCATCGATGATGTTCTGCACTGGTCAAAAAACAATTATGATATTAAAGCGGAATATGCCGCAGTAAGAGCTGAGAATTACCAAATAGCTTGACTTGTTTTGACTCGCACTGAGGCTAGTTCCGTTCAGATATATAGCTGAGAGCGAGATCCAATTACATTCTCAACAAGTGGTAGAATGTTGTACACAGCCGATTATTACAAGTGGGGCGTGTTGCTTTAAAGAGGATTTGTTGGTTTTCTATAATAGATTCTAGTTTCCAAGGCATGGTGGCTTAGCATTGCAAGGGCTGAGGAGATTTGGGCTGCTCTATTAGGGACGTGAAACATTCCCCGTCCTATTATACTTTCTGCAATCAGTTTAGGCCATGCCTAACGTCCAAACACTGAAGATTAAAATCCACACTGATACCTCTCGTCACGGCCTAAGGAAAAGTGAAAGACATATCTTAAATCTCACACCCTCAGAACCTCCCACAGCACCTCAAATGCAATTAATTAATTATGAAGTGTATTCACTGCAGTAATTTAGGCAAACTCAGCAATCGATAAGCACACAGTATGTTCTCACAAACAGTGATGAGATAAATTAAAAAGATAATCTGTTCTAAAGGCGTTGGTCGATTGCTAGTTCATCAGGCGAACTCCCCAGCTCgtctccaaatagtgccatgggaagtaGCTGAGATGACAGCTAATGCCTCAGTTTAATCTCTCATCTGAAGGATAGCACTTCTAACAGTTTAGCACTCTCTCAGCACCGGAGCatcagcctacattatgtgctcaaatATTTGAAGTGAATCTTGAAACCTCACTCTACTGAATCAGAGAGAAGATTGCTGAGGCAAGACAATACATACATATCTTTATAGATACACTTAGATGGTGAATATTACATAGGTGAATGAATGGGAAATAAAAGAGCAGAAACAAGAGGCGATTTACTGGTTTGCACTAATATACATTCATTAATTCAGAGATAACAACAATACACACATTTCAGTTCTGCTGCACAATAAATAAGAAGCCTTTATATTTAACGTGTTTAGACATCAAAAAATGTAGAGATAGAGAGAGCAGCTTCAATCTCTCCAGTCACTACCGCAGTTTCATACATTCTATACTTCCTACAATGCCACCTGTCACCCCACTGCTCAGTTTGTAGTTCCTGAATGGCGGGGACGCAGGCACAGTGCATGTTTGGAATTCAACCCATCAGCATTAATGTAGAGACCGTCTACATCTGATGCACCAAAAGTAGCGCTGCTGGGATAGGTCAGGAAATTAAGCGTCGCTTTCTGAAGGGACACTGAATGTGTGATTCTGATTGTTGAACAGAGTTGCAGTTTGCTGTGGGTTCTAACAGGTGAGATTTATCGTGAAGATCATCAGCTACAAAGGAAAGAGAAATATAGATCACAGTGACATCACTTAGCTCCTCTCTGCGCTGAATATGATACAACACATGCCACAATAAGGTGAGAATCCCTTTGATATCCTGTACATTCtaaatgggaagggaagagaaaccGTAAGTGAATTTGAAGTGATCACAGTGACCATTTAATTATGAAATGAATAAGGGGGACACAGCAAATGTTAAATTAGACATAGAATAAAAGTAATTTCGGAggaataaatcatcatcatcatcatcatcggtagtcCAAACGAaaataggaagacttgcttccactctaaaagtgagttcataggtgactgaacagtccaatatgggaaatacagtctctgtcacaggtgggacaaacagtggttggaggaaagtatgggtgggacaggtttgccgtacactgcttgcgctgtctgcgcttgctttctgcctgctctcggtgctcagcgccctcccgtatgcTGTTCCTCcagttaaggcggtctttggccagagcctCCCaactgtcagtggtgatgttgcattttatcaaggaggctgtcagggtgtccttgaaccgtttcctctgccaacctggggctcgcttactgtgtaggagttccaagtagagcgattgctttgggagtcttgcgtcggcatgcaaacaatgtggcccgcccagtggagcaggTCGAGTGAGCTCAGTgctacgatgctggggatgttggtctgatcgagggctCTAACGTTGGTGGATCtgatctcccaggggatttgcaggatcttgcggagacatcgttgttggtatttctccagtgattcgaggtatctactttatatggtccacgtctctgagccatacatattTGCAATAGAATAAAAGGTAATGTAGCATTTCAAAGGAGCTGTTAAGTTAAGTAAATTAAAGGGAAATGTGGAGGTACAAAGTTTTTGTTGAATTATAAACAGTGTAAAGGAAAATGAAGATAAAATAGCATCTGTGAAAAGGCTAAATAAAATGAAGGACAATATAAGGGAGCAGAGGGACTGTTTGATTAGAAAGAGAGAACATGGGCATTTAGGCAACAACGTTAATCTTTCTCTGGAAATGGAGAACAAAAAAATTCAGGGCAACACAGTAACagtttaattaggaatagagaacAGGGGTATTTAGGGAAACACAGTAACAGTTTAAATAGAAATAGTGGACACGGCAATTTGATGAGAATGCAACAACTATTTAAAAGAGGGAGCAGAGGAGCACTGTAACTATTTGTCTATAAAGTTGGATTTtcgtcacacacaatgactgattcattagaaatagagaaaatCAAGGGTACACAATAAATGTTTAATTAGAAACCGGGAGCGGGGAAACTCAACCGAGTGGTGTTAAATTGACAGGGCAATGCAAGAGTTAACTTGTTCATTATTTCTTTCCAGTTTACCCGTTGATATTGGATTACTGCATATTGACTCATCGTGATTGCAGCTGAGTGCAGATGCATCGCTGACTGATGGAATTAAAACCTGTGCCTTGTTGCCTAACTGGTGCCTTCAATGTAGCTGGTCGTCTTAATCCAGTTGAACAAGAATGCGACCTTTAGACAGGACATGCCGTAACTGATTACCATTTCCCTAAGAAGCTGGATGTCAGCCGGATTTGCAGAGCCTGGACGCCACAGGAACCTACATCAATGTAGCTTGGCATTTGGAGTATCTCAAGATGAAATGGAACGTTTAAACGTGATGGATAGAAGGGGCTTTCAATTACTGTTAATAAATGAAGCCCTTTCACAATAATATAACTAAGGCTATTGTTAGTGCAATGTTTTCAATCAGATTATTGAACAGGTTTGTTAAGCACACAGTATATGCAATAGTACTTAAACATACTCATCACAGAACAAATACATCCAAACATCATGATGGTTGGTTGGGGATGCAAACGTGTTACAATTCTTAACCCAGTATCTTAGAGCTTTACAAATCCAAACAATCACTACAAACTGCCTGTTTTTGTACAATTCTCTCACTTCCTCTACGTAACCATCGACACAATTCTGCATTAAATAATTATATCAAAGTTAAAATGCATCGTGTTATTCGGAGAATTTAATTTCCTTATCCGTTAACAATAATGGTATATTTTCTTAGTTAACGCGCACCTTTCCCATAGGTTTCAGAAGTATAATTCTTAATATGTTACCTTACCGATAGTGTCGCTCTCAATCCATTTATTTGCGGTCCTACCACGTGAAACGTTAATGTTTAATCTGTCATTGATTCTGGATCATCCATACCTAATAAAAATGATGAGGTTTGCCCAGTTGTTTTCCTTTGGAGAACTAGTTGTTTCCCATTTTTTCGCAAAATGCTTAAAATTCTCTGAAATTTATGAATCAGTATGTAATGGTATGTGTTCAGCTACATTTCTTATTACTTCATCCAGAGGCGGATCATTGCAGCAGTTCTTTTCCAACAGCACAGTGCTACTTTTCATTGACGAATACTTTCCTGAAGAACAGGCAAAGAATAAAGGTTGACAGCCGCCGTTTTCACTCTGCAAATATTTTGCTTTGAACTTCTGACAAGATATAGCTACAAATAATGTTATTGTGCAGATCTCGACCCATTGGTTTTCGAACAAGGTTACTCTCCAGatacacattaaccatttcatgcagTGGTGTTGTCAGCATGACTGGCCTTGTCCTGCACTCGTTCCTCAGGGCATCTTCATCATGCTTATCACATGCTAGTAGCTTCATGCACAACATGTCACCTCTGCACAGACCGCGATATCCTAACATCATCCAGCACAAGCCATTCTTGCCCTTTTCGGCGACCTATCAAAATAACGGGGGTTTCACGGTATTTCATTAGAATTGTTCCGATGTTTTGGGTACTGGCCAAGCTATTAAACACATTCTTCTTATTGTTCAATATAATCAAGGACACAAGCATTTCTAAGAGAAAACGTTCAAGTAACCTTCTTCAGTACACATTCTGGATTTTCAGTGGATTATGTATTGATACCAGAGTGATGTTTTTTGGTGATTTAAGTTAAGAAGGCCCGGTACAGAAGAGGTAGAAACAGACAGCTTCCGTAAATTGAGGGATTAGAACTAACGGGCATAAATTAAATAATGAATGTAAGTGGTTTATAACCGAAGGTATGATAAACCTCTTTAAATGGAGAGTTATGAGGTTGTGGAATTGACGAAGGTTACAATCATGTCACGATTCTGGATTAAATTGCATAGATAGAAGAACAAAGTACTTTGAAGGGATTTTAAGGCAGCGCGGGTAAAATGAATGAAACGATTTGCTCGGGTGGTGGGTAAACACCTACAAGGACTGGAGGTCGAATGGTCTGTACCTATTTTATAATATTCCAACAGTTCGATAACCATTTGGCATTTTAAGTAAGTATCTGTAGACAAAGATATCTCATGTCACATTGACGAGTCAAGTTCCGACGGTTTCCATCATTAGACACAGATCAGGGGACAGGACCCCGTTATTTTAGTCCAGGAGACAACGGGAACAGAGTCTGATGGGGAGTCCAACGCCTGCAGCATTCACACGGAAATTACACAATTACAATTAATCCCGATTGTAACACATTGTTTCCACAGAAAAGTTAACTTTGTCTGTTATTTAAACTGACACGTCACATTCCAGTAACTAGGTTGTTAGCTATTTAACGCTGACACCAACATGTTCTGCTCATGACTGTTCTTTCTGAAACTTGAGTGAAAGGTGAAATGTTTCAGCAGAAATCAACCATGTTCACCCGGGGAAAGCAGTAGCCATCAAACACACGGCACAAAGCAGAATAAATATTTTCTATTGCCTGTTTGTTTTCACCAGAAAAATCAATGTTTATAGTAGCAGAAAACAAGCCTTTCTAAACTAAAACCCGGACTGTAATTGAATTCTAGTTGGGACAGATAGTTttgattttatttttcattttttaaaCAAAGTGAGAATCAATGTCCAAGGAGATTTTATCACCCTTTTCAGCTCTTCCCTGAACTTAGTTTGGGTCGCTGCGTAAATACATGTGTTTGTACAGGAACTCAAATACATCAGCAGATATCCCGTTTCTGTGGCGATGTAAGCAGGAGCTGTATAATCACCTCGGTAATGCGCGGGGTTTGTCAGTCTGGTAGTTAAAAAACTAACCATAGCTGTCAGCCACAATGATATAAAACTGCCCGATACActgaacagtaaaatgatggatttttttcggttctccatctctggatcactctgactctcactgacaTGACCCCGGAGGCCcttgcgggctctgctggccactaaaatacgtctgactATGAAAGAATTAAGCATTAATATCAAAACAAAAGGAATCCATGTACGTAAAATGCTTTGTAACCAGAAGTACGCTATACCTGCAGGCGATGAAAAAAAGTCCACTCTGGGGCGGAAACCCCATTGCACATTGTTGATTATTTGTTCAGGTGCAAATGCGAAACAAAAGGGAAGATTCACTAAATGAACCAGGACAGAGACCGTTGTTACAACCACAGCCGCCGTTTTCACTCTGCAATATTTTGTTTTGAACTTCTGACAACATATAGCGATAAATCGGTCAATTGTAAAGGCGACGGTAAACCACACCGACATACCCAGGTTGGTACATTTCATGAATACAATTAACTTACAAACGGTAGTGACGTTCAGGAAGGAATGTGGAAAGTGGTAACTGAAAATGTGATGCATTAATACATTGACGAGC
Coding sequences:
- the LOC139272781 gene encoding probable G-protein coupled receptor 139, producing the protein MVITVHIKNIYYPVLAAFGTPANLLTMVILSRGNCGLSKCISVYMVAMATADLLVMLVNVLMHHIFSYHFPHSFLNVTTVCKLIVFMKCTNLGMSVWFTVAFTIDRFIAICCQKFKTKYCRVKTAAVVVTTVSVLVHLVNLPFCFAFAPEQIINNVQWGFRPRVDFFSSPAGIAYFWLQSILRTWIPFVLILMLNSFIVRRILVASRARKGLRGHVSESQSDPEMENRKKSIILLFSVSGSFISLWLTAMVSFLTTRLTNPAHYRGDYTAPAYIATETGYLLMYLSSCTNTCIYAATQTKFREELKRVIKSPWTLILTLFKK